A window from Dehalobacter sp. DCA encodes these proteins:
- a CDS encoding relaxase/mobilization nuclease domain-containing protein produces MATTAIWDVKDRLDRVINYAVNPQKTENLDFSNPDFQGLRNVLEYTAQDDKTEKQFYVTGINCDPVIACEQMTRTKLQFQKTDGILAFHGYQSFMPGEATPEAAHHIGVKLAKELWGNRFEVVVSTHIDKHHLHNHFVLNSVSFADGKRYYDNNATYALMRETSDRLCREYALSVIENPQWGKSKHHAEWQAEQEGKATWRGLIRKDVDKAVAASITFTQFIVALRQQGYEVKTGVKYMAVRPPGKERFVRLKTLGDDYAEEAIKQRILRNRAPKRPHSFPEPKRKRYAIRSSKNLKATKKLTGMQALYLHYLYKMGILPKKSASSKRTHFLLREDLRHMKELTAQTKLLCARHISSKEQLLTYKQGLQQEMTTLFDSRKALYNRIRRCKNDKQVSAYKGQISGLSQQISLLRKQVKLCADILSRSGEMQKKLSRIKQEEIQQRKEEKTYEQRSRRSGSDR; encoded by the coding sequence ATGGCGACCACAGCAATATGGGATGTAAAAGACCGCCTTGATCGGGTAATCAACTATGCCGTTAATCCCCAGAAAACAGAGAACCTCGATTTCTCAAATCCGGATTTCCAGGGGCTTCGCAACGTGCTGGAATATACCGCACAGGATGATAAGACTGAAAAACAGTTTTACGTAACCGGTATCAATTGTGATCCGGTTATTGCCTGTGAGCAAATGACCCGGACAAAGCTGCAATTCCAGAAAACCGACGGCATCCTTGCCTTCCACGGCTATCAATCCTTTATGCCGGGAGAAGCTACTCCCGAAGCCGCCCATCACATCGGTGTAAAGCTGGCAAAAGAACTTTGGGGTAACCGCTTTGAGGTGGTGGTTTCCACCCATATTGACAAGCATCACCTTCATAATCATTTTGTTCTCAACTCCGTATCCTTCGCGGACGGCAAGCGGTACTACGACAACAACGCTACCTATGCCCTCATGCGGGAGACTTCCGACCGGCTGTGTCGGGAATACGCCCTGTCCGTCATCGAAAACCCGCAGTGGGGCAAATCCAAGCACCACGCCGAGTGGCAGGCCGAACAGGAAGGAAAAGCCACCTGGCGAGGCCTCATCCGCAAGGATGTGGACAAAGCCGTTGCCGCATCCATTACCTTCACGCAATTTATCGTCGCCCTACGTCAACAGGGCTACGAGGTAAAAACGGGTGTAAAATATATGGCGGTGCGTCCCCCGGGAAAAGAACGTTTTGTTCGGTTGAAAACTTTGGGCGACGATTATGCCGAGGAAGCTATTAAGCAGCGGATTCTTCGAAACCGCGCTCCGAAACGGCCACATTCATTTCCGGAGCCAAAGCGAAAACGCTATGCCATCCGGAGTAGTAAGAACTTGAAAGCCACAAAAAAGCTTACCGGTATGCAGGCACTTTACCTTCACTACCTCTATAAAATGGGCATTTTGCCAAAAAAATCCGCGTCCAGCAAAAGGACGCATTTTTTATTGCGCGAGGATCTCCGGCACATGAAGGAACTTACCGCCCAAACAAAGCTACTCTGCGCCCGCCATATTTCGAGCAAAGAGCAGCTTCTCACCTATAAGCAGGGATTACAGCAGGAAATGACTACTTTGTTTGACTCCCGCAAAGCTCTTTATAACCGGATACGCCGGTGCAAGAACGATAAGCAAGTTTCGGCATACAAGGGGCAGATCTCCGGGCTTTCCCAACAAATCAGCCTGCTCCGTAAGCAAGTAAAGCTCTGTGCGGACATCCTGTCCCGTTCTGGGGAAATGCAGAAAAAGCTGTCCCGGATTAAGCAGGAGGAAATCCAGCAAAGGAAGGAGGAAAAGACCTATGAACAACGGAGCCGACGCAGCGGATCAGATCGTTAA
- a CDS encoding DUF3849 domain-containing protein, translating to MGNYGTIDQWRNEYYYKLRDCKKAMMDDCALSQAYNSNTLKKFMEQLIGTHGLENVSLLLSNTIREAPWDKRYSSKVKAWANRYPEIQPAPAEEKEPLRIFALNLYEHPAILNQAARIAMKKEKELSQPKPKEQAR from the coding sequence ATGGGAAATTATGGCACTATAGACCAATGGCGTAATGAATACTACTACAAATTGCGGGACTGCAAAAAAGCCATGATGGATGACTGTGCCTTATCGCAGGCGTACAACAGCAACACATTAAAGAAGTTTATGGAACAGCTTATTGGGACACATGGCTTGGAGAATGTGTCCCTTTTGCTGTCCAACACTATCCGGGAAGCTCCTTGGGACAAGCGTTACTCCAGTAAAGTCAAAGCTTGGGCGAACCGCTATCCGGAAATCCAACCGGCACCTGCGGAAGAAAAAGAGCCTCTGCGTATTTTCGCCCTAAACTTATATGAACATCCCGCCATCCTCAATCAGGCTGCGCGGATTGCTATGAAAAAGGAAAAGGAACTCTCCCAGCCCAAGCCTAAGGAGCAGGCACGATGA
- the mobC gene encoding plasmid mobilization protein — protein MRKRNIPILVRLDTKERQNLAKQVKKSGLSQETFIRTLINGYVPKELPPPDYYAMMRELRAIGVNLNQIAAKANATGHIDRTLFQYEATRLRKTVLDIQAAVTSPERRNEDGDHSNMGCKRPP, from the coding sequence ATGAGAAAACGCAATATTCCAATTCTTGTACGACTGGACACCAAAGAACGGCAGAACCTTGCCAAGCAGGTAAAGAAATCGGGTCTGTCCCAGGAAACCTTTATCCGTACTCTCATTAACGGTTATGTGCCCAAAGAACTTCCTCCACCCGATTACTACGCCATGATGCGCGAGCTTCGCGCCATTGGCGTCAACTTGAACCAAATCGCGGCCAAGGCTAATGCCACGGGGCACATTGACCGGACTCTATTCCAGTATGAAGCCACCCGGCTGAGAAAGACCGTGCTGGACATCCAGGCAGCGGTCACGTCGCCGGAAAGGAGAAATGAAGATGGCGACCACAGCAATATGGGATGTAAAAGACCGCCTTGA